In Coregonus clupeaformis isolate EN_2021a chromosome 7, ASM2061545v1, whole genome shotgun sequence, one genomic interval encodes:
- the LOC121560572 gene encoding serine protease FAM111A-like, giving the protein MAAMVKSESLESNVYPQTEHCHSFSFSFPTHNIFKQEITCTKPGTILRALETNDTFMDQMDKKTMKGKDIVIKSCKGYIVKHFPCWLIKKDDILTIDTVTHATGETAGDTDEETDNYVTFSVETTGGKNSKSKPILINKQLQSYGPLCIYAKQKEEVEKALQNDGRFSNIVFEQKCQLSERSTGSKFSMGQIAKKLNGRNFEICLTKYNEKMATKMETSDSTIKPLVTSEGDTTQMTPSKLRTETSDVGESSSKRKQNRKCSPMPDHGEILKILLNQFDGLVKHMESRGEDSQKKTFPEELHRMKQEFGKISQKFSEVHRLKKLIKLGAAVCQVIVGGVQDKDGNVQSIQGTGFVLFDNFILTNAHLFGENVRKNMQLFVDVSVKFNYEDPTGLDANVFKVKTLLIDFEYGNQNKHYMDYAILELCPLNTKKQKKVPPGLLREYGKVPPGGGACLIGHPSGLPKQMEPTSIIGSEIREEAANKYKRENGHAIFTINDEIKKKTKSAIMR; this is encoded by the exons ATGGCAGCCATGGTGAAGTCTGAGTCGCTTGAGAGCAAT GTTTATCCACAAACGGAACACTGTCACTCATTCTCCTTCAGTTTCCCAACTCATAACATATTCAAACAGGAAATCACCTGCACCAAACCTGGAACAATACTGAGAGCACTTGAAACTAATGACACATTCATGGACCAAATGGACAAGAAGACAATGAAAGGGAAAGACATTGTCATCAAGAGTTGTAAGGGGTACATAGTGAAGCACTTTCCATGTTGGCTGATCAAAAAGGATGACATTCTCACTATTGACACTGTCACACATGCCACAGGTGAAACTGCAGGGGACACGGATGAAGAAACAGACAATTATGTAACTTTCTCTGTTGAGACAACAGGAGGGAAAAACAGCAAATCAAAACCAATACTTATAAACAAACAACTTCAGTCCTACGGACCTCTATGTATCTATGCAAAACAGAAGGAGGAAGTGGAGAAGGCTCTACAAAATGATGGACGCTTCTCAAACATTGTGTTTGAACAAAAATGTCAGCTCTCTGAGCGATCAACAGGGAGCAAGTTTTCAATGGGGCAAATAGCTAAAAAACTGAACGGTCGAAACTTTGAAATCTGTCTGACAAAATACAACGAGAAAATGGCAACTAAGATGGAAACATCTGACTCCACAATAAAACCCCTTGTAACCTCTGAAGGAGACACCACACAGATGACTCCATCGAAGCTAAGAACTGAAACATCAGATGTAGGGGAGTcctcttcgaaaagaaagcagaATCGGAAATGCAGTCCCATGCCAGACCATGGTGAAATATTGAAGATCCTTCTCAACCAGTTTGATGGTCTGGTGAAGCATATGGAAAGTAGGGGGGAGGACAGCCAGAAGAAGACATTTCCTGAAGAGTTGCATCGGATGAAGCAGGAATTCGGGAAAATCAGTCAGAAGTTCTCGGAGGTTCACAGACTGAAGAAATTGATTAAACTTGGTGCCGCCGTTTGTCAGGTGATTGTTGGCGGTGTTCAGGACAAGGATGGGAATGTTCAGAGTATTCAGGGGACAGGCTTCGTGCTGTTTGATAACTTCATCCTAACAAATGCACATCTGTTTGGTGAAAATGTCAGAAAAAACATGCAGCTGtttgttgatgtgtctgtgaaGTTCAACTACGAAGATCCGACTGGATTGGATGCGAACGTGTTCAAAGTCAAAACCCTGCTGATCGACTTTGAATATGGAAATCAGAATAAACATTACATGGACTATGCCATACTGGAGCTATGTCCTCTGAATACGAAAAAACAGAAAAAGGTCCCTCCTGGTCTCCTCCGTGAATATGGCAAAGTTCCACCAGGCGGTGGGGCCTGCCTCATTGGACACCCAAGTGGACTACCGAAACAAATGGAACCCACCTCCATCATTGGCAGTGAGATAAGAGAGGAGGCTGCGAATAAATATAAACGGGAAAACGGACATGCAATCTTCACAATAAATGAcgaaattaaaaaaaaaacaaaaagcgCTATCATGAGGTGA